Proteins from a genomic interval of Zingiber officinale cultivar Zhangliang chromosome 2A, Zo_v1.1, whole genome shotgun sequence:
- the LOC122040289 gene encoding uncharacterized protein LOC122040289, whose amino-acid sequence MDAHPARFPGKRRTGTKSSGGNGDGHMPTNKPPWQGVTAAQPRIKWKRAFGVPRCTNVPVEKPLLISKTRKVPAAAKKPSNPDPASVVGKKKPQITLQESKKAVAEGGEDDEPEETVRTPTLSIKPAAASGTPYLSAQNCSKCRLDKLESSTYWLGQIRLAESTGKHFVAAAFFNLALECHAQPFYKLRNELRHYVKRHRVSSVESIWTNLSLAYGLSKEKSVYDPCDLARSSCLLSEMNNLIANPDAELRNGGQFHDSLSEKDDRELSSGMLDRDALEDECSKHEDKRFRELAEVKVDHNDEHEYKMEESKSVPVDNLTAKECCVLATISNVANRFPGSKSSEKNASVENLKKKSGICSNSSSQPIKTPTSCPSDNKGKENIRGNRANNSVKSNDGGRKKRSAQITGSKEERNNKSSTKKQE is encoded by the exons ATGGATGCTCATCCCGCTCGCTTCCCAG GCAAACGCAGGACGGGGACGAAATCCTCGGGGGGAAATGGCGACGGCCATATGCCGACAAATAAACCCCCATGGCAGGGCGTCACTGCTGCTCAACCTCGAATCAA ATGGAAGCGTGCTTTTGGCGTCCCCCGATGCACGAACGTTCCGGTCGAAAAACCTCTCTTGATTTCCAAGACGCGGAAAGTTCCAGCTGCAGCGAAGAAGCCTTCGAATCCAGATCCTGCGTCAGTTGTCGGTAAGAAGAAACCCCAAATTACTTTACAAGAATCGAAGAAGGCAGTAGCTGAAGGAGGTGAAGACGATGAACCCGAAGAGACGGTCCGCACCCCGACGCTATCGATCAAGCCTGCTGCTGCGTCGGGCACGCCTTACCTTAGCGCTCAGAACTGCAGCAAGTGCAGGCTCGACAAGCTCGAGTCTTCAACGTACTGGCTCGGGCAGATAAGATTGGCTGAATCCACAGGAAAGCATTTCGTGGCTGCGGCTTTCTTCAACCTTGCACTAGAATGCCATGCCCAG cCATTCTATAAACTCCGAAATGAGCTCAGGCATTATGTGAAGCGACATCGAGTCAGTTCTGTGGAATCGATTTGGACCAATCTGTCTCTGGCTTATGGACTCTCGAAAGAGAAGTCAGTCTATGATCCATGTGATCTTGCTCGAAGTAGTTGTCTTTTGTCTGAAATGAACAATTTGATTGCTAATCCTGATGCCGAATTACGTAATGGTGGCCAGTTTCATGATTCCTTATCTGAAAAGGATGATCGAGAACTCAGTTCTGGAATGCTAGATCGTGATGCTCTCGAAGATGAATGCTCAAAGCATGAAGACAAGAGGTTTCGGGAACTGGCAGAGGTCAAAGTTGATCATAATGATGAACATGAATACAAAATGGAAGAATCCAAGAGTGTGCCGGTCGACAATTTAACAGCAAAGGAATGTTGTGTTCTTGCCACCATATCTAATGTTGCTAATAGATTTCCTGGCAGTAAAAGTTCAGAGAAGAATGCATCTGTAGAAAATCTAAAGAAAAAATCTGGAATTTGTTCAAATAGTTCTTCCCAACCAATCAAGACACCAACATCTTGCCCTTCTGATAATAAAGGCAAGGAGAATATTAGGGGAAACAGAGCCAACAATTCGGTGAAAAGCAACGATGGCGGCAGGAAAAAGAGGAGTGCTCAGATCACAggcagcaaagaagaaagaaataataaATCCAGTACCAA GAAGCAAGAATGA
- the LOC122043320 gene encoding L-type lectin-domain containing receptor kinase VIII.1-like: MLFPRLIVLLPVVVLLVSAWTVRCGEAVEFNFRSLTLGSLKLIGDAHLKNNSIRLSRDLPVPNSGAGRALYAEPVRVRHPTTRLALPFSTFFSFSVVDLNPSSDGGGLAFLLAPDDDSVGDAGGFLGLFNATPGGSPDVDTASVVAVEFDTNMDVEFEDINGNHVGVDLGSLVSARAADLDSTAIDLKSGDLINAWIEYGGASAGGLLEVFVSYSTPRPVVPVLSFEVDLGKYLNEFAFVGFSGSTQGSTEIHSVEWWSFSSPSIDAAPPSTPPSLPLPPPAPPIFPFSVSPPPPSLAASAPLPIVAQGPSIGTVRPSSGSPCQNNGLCRQGPAAVAGVATAGAFVVAAAVAGVGFWVFTRRSKSPKRWESLAGTSEIVNNPREFSYRMLLIATRNFDPDRIIGHGAFGTVYKGIIAETGAMVAVKRCIQNGSSTSDQLAREEFLSELSIIAGLRHRNLVRLQGWCHEKGEILLVYDYMIHGSLDKALFDPEAVPLGWRHRRKILTGVASALAYLHRECDRQVIHRDVKSSNVMLDEGYHARLGDFGLARQVEHDKSPDATVTAGTMGYLAPEYLLTGRATEKTDVFSFGAVVLEVACGRRPIDGDNDNNPTIGGAGSSIRRCSNLVEWVWSLHGDGRILEAVDPRLEGEFDEGEMRRLLLVGLACSSPDSLTRPAMRNVVQMLNGEADPPFVPASKPSMGFSTNQQLLLSLQDSVSDYNAMGLSLSMYSSSSSSSLRSTLRCGGTGTGDEP, from the coding sequence ATGCTGTTCCCGAGGCTGATCGTTTTGCTGCCGGTCGTCGTGCTTCTGGTGTCCGCGTGGACGGTTAGATGCGGCGAGGCGGTGGAGTTCAACTTCCGGTCCCTCACATTGGGGAGCCTCAAGTTGATCGGCGACGCGCATCTGAAGAACAACAGCATCCGCCTCTCACGTGACCTCCCCGTCCCCAACTCCGGCGCCGGCCGCGCCCTCTACGCCGAGCCCGTACGCGTCCGCCACCCCACCACTCGACTGGCGCTCCCGTTCTCCACGTTTTTCTCCTTCTCCGTGGTGGATCTCAACCCCTCCTCCGACGGAGGAGGCCTCGCGTTCCTCCTCGCCCCCGACGACGATTCCGTCGGCGACGCCGGCGGGTTCCTTGGCCTCTTCAACGCCACTCCGGGCGGCTCCCCCGACGTCGATACGGCCTCCGTTGTCGCTGTCGAGTTCGACACCAACATGGATGTTGAGTTCGAGGACATCAATGGGAACCACGTCGGGGTGGACCTCGGAAGTTTGGTGTCGGCGCGGGCCGCAGACCTGGACTCGACCGCGATTGACCTCAAGAGTGGAGACCTCATCAACGCGTGGATCGAGTACGGCGGTGCCTCCGCGGGAGGGCTGCTCGAGGTCTTCGTCTCCTACTCCACGCCTCGCCCCGTCGTTCCTGTACTCTCCTTCGAGGTGGATCTCGGCAAGTATTTGAACGAATTTGCTTTTGTCGGCTTCTCCGGATCCACTCAAGGGAGCACTGAGATCCACAGTGTCGAGTGGTGGAGCTTCTCCTCGCCCTCGATCGATGCTGCCCCGCCTTCAACGCCGCCCTCTCTGCCGCTGCCGCCGCCTGCCCCACCCATATTTCCCTTCTCAGTCTCCCCGCCGCCGCCCTCCCTGGCTGCTTCCGCCCCTTTGCCTATCGTCGCCCAAGGACCGAGCATCGGCACAGTGCGGCCATCGTCAGGCTCGCCGTGTCAGAACAACGGATTGTGTCGTCAAGGCCCCGCTGCCGTCGCCGGCGTGGCTACGGCCGGCGCGTTCGTCGTCGCAGCGGCAGTCGCCGGCGTCGGATTCTGGGTATTCACCCGGAGGTCCAAGTCTCCTAAGAGATGGGAGAGCTTGGCTGGGACTTCCGAAATCGTGAACAATCCGAGGGAGTTCAGTTACAGAATGCTCCTCATTGCAACTCGGAACTTCGATCCAGACCGCATCATCGGCCACGGGGCCTTCGGCACTGTCTACAAAGGGATAATCGCAGAGACCGGCGCAATGGTGGCCGTCAAAAGATGCATCCAAAACGGCAGCAGCACCAGCGACCAGCTGGCGAGAGAAGAATTCCTCTCGGAGCTTTCCATCATCGCCGGCCTCCGACACCGGAATTTGGTCCGTCTTCAAGGTTGGTGCCACGAGAAGGGCGAAATCCTCCTGGTCTACGACTACATGATCCATGGGAGTCTCGACAAGGCTTTGTTCGATCCAGAAGCGGTCCCTCTGGGATGGCGGCACCGGAGAAAGATACTGACAGGTGTGGCCTCCGCGCTCGCCTACCTCCACCGCGAGTGCGACCGCCAAGTGATCCACCGCGACGTCAAGTCAAGCAACGTGATGCTCGACGAAGGCTACCACGCCCGGCTCGGCGACTTCGGCCTTGCCCGCCAAGTCGAGCACGACAAGTCACCCGACGCCACTGTAACGGCCGGAACGATGGGCTACCTCGCACCGGAGTACCTCCTCACAGGCCGTGCAACCGAGAAGACCGACGTCTTCAGCTTCGGCGCCGTTGTCCTCGAAGTGGCCTGCGGCCGTCGCCCCATCGACGGCGACAACGACAACAATCCCACTATAGGCGGCGCCGGCAGCAGCATCAGGAGATGCAGCAATCTGGTGGAATGGGTGTGGAGTTTGCACGGCGACGGGAGAATACTAGAAGCGGTGGATCCCCGACTGGAAGGCGAATTTGACGAGGGGGAGATGAGGAGACTGCTACTGGTCGGCTTAGCCTGCTCGAGCCCGGACTCCTTGACGAGGCCCGCCATGAGGAATGTGGTGCAAATGCTCAACGGCGAGGCCGATCCACCCTTCGTGCCGGCGTCGAAGCCATCAATGGGTTTCAGCACCAATCAACAGTTGCTTCTAAGTCTCCAGGACAGCGTCTCCGACTACAACGCCATGGGGCTGAGCCTATCCATGtactcatcatcttcttcctcctctttaaGGAGCACACTGAGATGCGGTGGCACAGGCACCGGCGACGAGCCTTAG